In the Cylindrospermopsis raciborskii Cr2010 genome, AGCCAGTCTTCAATAGTTGCGGCCATACCACGTTTTAGTAACACTGGTTTTGACTGAGCTCCCACTTGTTTGAGTAGGGAGAAATTCTGCATATTTCTGGCTCCAACCTGAATCACATCAGCAACTTGGGCGATTTTCTCCAAATCTGCACCATCCATTACCTCAGTAATAATTCCTAATCCACTGACCTCCCGTGCTTTTGCCAATAACTCTAAAGCACTTTCACCATGTCCTTGAAAAGCGTATGGTGAGGTACGGGGTTTATATGCTCCACCCCGCAAAAACTTGGCACCGCCAACTTTCACTCTCAAAGCAGTTTCCACAATCATAGCTTCATTTTCCACAGAACATGGTCCTGCTACTACTACTATGGGATGATGTTCACCAAACACCACATTTCCGTTGGGAGTGGTGACTACCACTTCTGAAGCTTCACCATGACGAAATTGCCTACTAGCTCTTTTATAAGGTACTTCTACCCTTAAAACCTGTTCTATCCATGGACTAAGTTCTTGAATTTGTAACGGGTCTAAATCTGCTGTTTCTCCTACTAGACCTATTACTACCTTGTGTTTACCAATGATTTTTTCTGGTGTTAAACCCCATCCAGTTAGATCTGAACTTAAACGGTCTATTTCCACCTTTGGGGAACCTACTTTCATGACAATGATCATTTTAACAGCCCCGTATTTCAACTATTATTGACTTATACATTTGGTATTAATACCATTTAGGCGCAGGCGAATGGGAGCATTGTTGCGTCAGGCACCGTCCAGATACCTGATCGCGGTTGGTCTAACCCTTCTTTTTTCGAGTTTCGCGCCAGACTTCAACCATTCTACTCCAATTGGTGCCAAATTCACCTACACCCAGTAAAGTACCCGGATTATCCTCATCCCAGGAAGCAGAAAGCACACCGTAAGTTATTCCCAACACTCCCAACCCGAACAGTCCCATATTTACCAGTAACACCGCAATGGGGGGTAGTTGAACGTGAGCATAACTAACCAACAAATAGCTGACCACCAGGGTGCCAATACCTAAACCTGTAGGTATGCCAGAAAAGGTTGCCACTCTGCGAATCATTCTTTGGCTTACTACTTGGGGAATCGCCATTTCCTCTTTAGTAAAGGGGGGTTGGTCGGGCAATTTTTGTGGCGATTCCTCTGTCTTTACTACTGGTTTGCTAAAGACCTTTGAAGGTTTTTGACGCTTTTTGTTCGGTTCAAATGGTAGACGACTGGGTTCTGATTCTTGAGCAGACATAATTGGTAGTTCCTAACCACGAATACCAAGACGTGAAATCAGGGATTGATATTTATCCGAGTTGTTCTTTTGGATATAATTCAAAAGTCTTTTACGTTCACCAATCATCTTTAATAGTCCCCTACGAGATGAGTGGTCTTTTTTGTTTGCTTGCAGGTGCTGACTAAGACGATTAATTCGTTCAGTGAGCATAGCAACCTGAACATCGGCAGATCCGGTGTCAGTTTCGTGTACTTGGAATCCAGAGATCAGTTCTTGTTTGCGCAGTTGCGTCAGGGCCATGATTGATTAAACTTTTATTTTTTCAAGTGTATGCATCAGTCACCTATAATATCACAGCAATTAGAGTAATTGCTAGAGGTGCCAAAAGGGAGAATTTTTAAGGTGGTTAAGGTAGCTATTGTTATTATATACCATTTTATCATTCTGTCTGAAAATACGGAAAGAAAAAAATATCAGTAAAAAAGCGGGCATTTTGCCCGCACATTGTCGTTAAGATGAGATGTGGTAGAAAATTCTAGTTTTGTCCACAATCAAACGGGCATTC is a window encoding:
- the rpsO gene encoding 30S ribosomal protein S15, encoding MALTQLRKQELISGFQVHETDTGSADVQVAMLTERINRLSQHLQANKKDHSSRRGLLKMIGERKRLLNYIQKNNSDKYQSLISRLGIRG
- a CDS encoding PAM68 family protein, producing MSAQESEPSRLPFEPNKKRQKPSKVFSKPVVKTEESPQKLPDQPPFTKEEMAIPQVVSQRMIRRVATFSGIPTGLGIGTLVVSYLLVSYAHVQLPPIAVLLVNMGLFGLGVLGITYGVLSASWDEDNPGTLLGVGEFGTNWSRMVEVWRETRKKKG
- the aroF gene encoding 3-deoxy-7-phosphoheptulonate synthase, coding for MIIVMKVGSPKVEIDRLSSDLTGWGLTPEKIIGKHKVVIGLVGETADLDPLQIQELSPWIEQVLRVEVPYKRASRQFRHGEASEVVVTTPNGNVVFGEHHPIVVVAGPCSVENEAMIVETALRVKVGGAKFLRGGAYKPRTSPYAFQGHGESALELLAKAREVSGLGIITEVMDGADLEKIAQVADVIQVGARNMQNFSLLKQVGAQSKPVLLKRGMAATIEDWLMAAEYILAAGNPNVILCERGIRTFDRQYTRNTLDLSVVPVLRKLTHLPIMIDPSHGVGWAEFVPSMAMAAIAAGTDSLMIEVHPNPAKALSDGPQSITPDRFDQLMQELSVIGQAVGRWHQPVLSPV